From Elephas maximus indicus isolate mEleMax1 chromosome 1, mEleMax1 primary haplotype, whole genome shotgun sequence, a single genomic window includes:
- the LOC126076094 gene encoding olfactory receptor 2G3-like, whose protein sequence is MKTSNESWGGDFILVGFSDQPQLEKILFVVVLISYLLTLIGNTAIILVSRLDPMLHMPMYYFLTILSFVDICFSTSIVPQLLWNLHEPTKTITPVGCTIQLYLSLALGSTECVLLAVMAYDRYAAVCRPLHYATIMHPRLCQSLAGVAWLSGVGNSLIQGTITLRLPLCGNRRIYHFICEVPAMIKLACVDIHANEVQLFMASLVLLLLPLILILVSYGYIAQAVMRIRSAKAWHKALGTCGSHLLVVSLFYGTATAVYIQPNSSYAHNQGKFITLLYTVVIPTLNPLIYSLRNKDVKGALKRLVRKDQCTGE, encoded by the coding sequence ATGAAGACGAGTAATGAGAGTTGGGGAGGTGATTTCATACTGGTGGGCTTCTCTGACCAGCCACAGCTTGAGAAGATCCTCTTTGTGGTTGTGCTGATCTCCTACCTCCTGACACTGATAGGTAACACAGCCATCATTCTGGTCTCCAGACTGGATCCCATGCTCCATATGCCCATGTATTATTTTCTTACCATTCTCTCCTTTGTTGACATCTGCTTTAGCACCAGCATTGTGCCCCAACTGCTATGGAACCTCCATGAGCCCACCAAGACAATTACTCCTGTAGGCTGTACTATTCAACTTTACTTGTCTTTGGCACTGGGATCCACTGAGTGTGTTCTCCTAGCTGTCATGGCATATGACCGCTATGCTGCTGTTTGCCGACCACTTCATTATGCTACCATTATGCATCCACGACTTTGCCAGTCACTTGCAGGAGTGGCATGGTTGAGTGGAGTGGGTAACTCCCTAATTCAAGGCACCATCACCCTTCGGCTGCCCCTTTGTGGAAACCGGAGGATTTACCACTTCATCTGTGAAGTGCCTGCCATGATCAAGTTGGCCTGTGTAGACATTCATGCCAATGAGGTCCAACTCTTCATGGCTTCCTTGGTACTGCTCCTCCTCCCCCTGATACTCATCTTGGTCTCATATGGATACATTGCCCAAGCAGTGATGAGAATCAGGTCAGCCAAAGCCTGGCATAAAGCCCTTGGAACATGTGGGTCTCACCTGTTGGTAGTGTCCCTCTTCTATGGGACTGCCACAGCTGTTTATATCCAGCCCAACAGCTCCTATGCCCATAATCAGGGAAAGTTTATAACCCTCTTGTATACTGTAGTTATTCCCACTCTCAATCCCCTTATTTACTCTCTGcgaaacaaagatgtaaagggAGCTTTGAAGAGGCTGGTGAGAAAAGATCAGTGTACAGGAGAATGA